From Alienimonas californiensis, a single genomic window includes:
- a CDS encoding DUF932 domain-containing protein, whose translation MQTAPAAAVSTPGPRPTFEPRIEYGVASVGDLRVELEECDDSRSRAPKVAAVYVNDEPLRPSGRFWTSFFMRFGIGKSVFNYFDHAEVFERLAARSPSDRLRFAVERNEQGAGSLLAVSNPTKAVVKHDDLRELLHRYDGDRVTYHNGVVESHHAPRVGHRFHVSGDAFANRFVVRTPVDGFGQPNIYLSLLREVCSNGMIGEAPAFRSQLALGKGDDEVTYTLSRALDGFNNDEGYAALRQRFESAAESWASVHEAAGLYNLLAKLTGGGGSGSNGGGPSNFGTDGASADGLFERRDLGTHLLKRFHQTTGDVTRLYGLANADALSAKRQKTLPVKCKVYDLLNFATEVATHHAGPAHARRLHAWAGELVSGEYDLEGTADQYGDFQDFFVNDDAAKPTDNPEA comes from the coding sequence ATGCAGACCGCCCCCGCCGCCGCCGTTTCGACGCCCGGGCCGCGACCGACTTTCGAGCCGCGAATTGAATACGGCGTCGCCTCCGTGGGCGATCTGCGGGTCGAACTGGAGGAATGCGACGACTCTCGCAGTCGGGCTCCGAAAGTGGCCGCGGTCTATGTGAACGACGAGCCGCTGCGGCCGAGCGGACGGTTCTGGACCAGCTTCTTTATGCGGTTCGGCATCGGCAAATCGGTGTTCAATTACTTCGACCACGCCGAAGTCTTCGAACGCCTCGCCGCCCGCAGCCCCTCGGACCGCCTGCGGTTCGCCGTGGAGCGCAACGAACAGGGCGCCGGCTCCCTGCTGGCGGTCTCCAACCCGACCAAGGCCGTCGTCAAGCACGACGACCTGCGGGAATTATTGCACCGCTACGACGGCGACCGCGTGACCTATCACAACGGCGTGGTCGAAAGTCACCACGCCCCGCGGGTGGGGCACCGGTTCCACGTCTCCGGCGACGCCTTCGCCAACCGGTTCGTCGTCCGCACGCCGGTGGACGGGTTCGGGCAGCCGAACATTTATCTCTCGCTGCTGCGCGAGGTCTGTTCCAACGGCATGATCGGCGAGGCCCCGGCCTTCCGCAGCCAACTGGCGCTGGGGAAGGGGGACGACGAAGTCACCTATACCCTCAGCCGGGCGCTGGACGGCTTTAATAACGACGAAGGCTACGCCGCCCTACGGCAGCGGTTCGAAAGCGCCGCCGAAAGCTGGGCCAGCGTCCACGAGGCGGCCGGCCTGTATAATCTCCTCGCCAAGCTGACCGGCGGCGGCGGGAGCGGGTCGAACGGCGGCGGCCCGTCGAACTTCGGCACCGACGGGGCCAGTGCCGACGGGCTGTTCGAACGCAGGGACCTCGGCACGCACCTGCTCAAGCGGTTCCACCAGACGACCGGCGACGTGACCCGTCTGTACGGCTTGGCGAACGCCGACGCCCTGTCCGCGAAGCGGCAGAAAACCCTGCCGGTGAAGTGCAAGGTGTACGACCTGCTGAACTTCGCCACGGAGGTCGCCACCCACCACGCCGGCCCGGCCCACGCCCGCCGCCTGCACGCCTGGGCCGGCGAGCTGGTCAGCGGCGAATACGACCTCGAAGGCACCGCCGACCAATACGGCGACTTCCAGGACTTCTTCGTGAACGACGACGCCGCGAAGCCGACCGACAACCCTGAAGCCTGA
- a CDS encoding Lacal_2735 family protein, producing MFGLFKKKDPLEALKAKLAKTLERAAEVSRNQGVVAASAVHAEAAALEQEIDRLEAERTGG from the coding sequence ATGTTCGGTCTGTTCAAGAAGAAGGACCCGCTGGAGGCGTTGAAGGCGAAGCTCGCCAAAACGCTGGAGCGGGCCGCGGAGGTCTCCCGCAATCAGGGCGTCGTCGCCGCTAGCGCCGTCCACGCGGAGGCCGCGGCGCTTGAGCAGGAGATCGACCGGCTGGAAGCGGAACGAACCGGGGGCTGA
- a CDS encoding SDR family NAD(P)-dependent oxidoreductase has product MPGRLEGKTAFVTGSSKGIGAGIAVELAREGADVAINYRSSAEEAEAVAARVRDLGRTAVTLRGDVGDQATIERLVAEAAEQLGGLDLFVSNAVYSAREPFLDADLDEFKKTIDVSMWGAFYGVRAACRLMREQFNSNGRGGSVLVVSSPHADIAFPTAMAYNMAKAALDQMARTAAVEMAKYDVRVNILHPGWIDTPGERKFFTEEQIAEGAKSLLLKRLGTPEECGKAAAYVLSDDAAYMTGSTLSLDGGVKLPYWSRREEGGQ; this is encoded by the coding sequence ATGCCCGGCCGTTTAGAAGGCAAAACCGCGTTCGTCACCGGCTCCAGCAAGGGGATCGGGGCGGGGATCGCCGTCGAATTGGCCCGCGAGGGGGCGGACGTGGCGATCAACTACCGCTCCAGCGCCGAGGAGGCGGAGGCCGTCGCCGCCCGAGTCCGCGACCTCGGCCGGACCGCCGTCACCCTACGGGGCGACGTGGGCGATCAGGCCACGATCGAACGCCTCGTCGCCGAGGCCGCGGAGCAGTTGGGCGGGCTGGACCTGTTCGTCTCCAACGCCGTCTACAGTGCCCGGGAGCCGTTCCTCGACGCAGATCTGGACGAGTTTAAAAAGACGATCGACGTCTCCATGTGGGGCGCCTTCTACGGCGTGCGGGCCGCCTGCCGACTCATGCGGGAGCAGTTCAATTCGAACGGCCGCGGCGGGAGCGTGCTGGTCGTTTCCAGCCCGCACGCGGACATCGCCTTCCCCACGGCGATGGCCTACAACATGGCCAAGGCGGCGCTGGATCAGATGGCCCGCACCGCCGCGGTGGAGATGGCGAAATACGACGTGCGGGTCAATATCCTGCACCCCGGCTGGATCGACACACCCGGCGAGCGCAAGTTCTTCACGGAGGAACAGATCGCCGAGGGGGCGAAGTCGCTGCTCTTAAAACGTCTCGGCACGCCGGAGGAGTGCGGCAAGGCGGCGGCGTACGTCCTGAGCGACGACGCGGCCTATATGACCGGCTCCACGCTGAGCCTCGACGGCGGCGTCAAACTCCCCTACTGGAGCCGCCGCGAAGAGGGCGGGCAGTGA
- a CDS encoding PAS domain-containing sensor histidine kinase, protein MSPERPDAIANAGSLVQEGDWTLLTAAIDSANSMIAVADVRAADQPLVFVNGYFCEFTGYSREEVVGRNCRFLQTAPGGRDADQPGVQRIRDAVAAGERCKVLLRNYKKDGTPFWNELYLSPVRAGGGEEVTHYVGVQNDVTEHLECERERLILAEAVRTLDESVIITGPNLEAPGPEIRFVNEAFERMTGYDWDEAVGRNPRMLQGPDTDPGETERLKTQLRAGRSFRGEAVNYRKDGERYVVQWTAAPVWAHAVHGIEGGLYGGPGMSGHSGGLRRPDLPAGPRRPVGPGEPRRPPGAPSHYVASQRDVTARRALEREVLEGRSYEQARIARDLHDGPAQDVMALKFLVAALSRQVGLDVGDPQALHAAAHDESGAPRFDTPQALAAHLLSQADDAANRVRQVARGLMPIGGVRGELTAALTRLAAERSALAARDAKAPGPTVAFAGTPADEPDAPDVRNELYHLAREAVGNAQRHSGASRIEIALRRTDGAVRLSVADDGVGMSSELAAAAGRIDGLDGRGERRPAAGGVGLRSMRYRAEVLGGSLAIEPAVPAVDGRPARGVRIVCTLSASGPPGADQRDSPRTAGDDESDDPDA, encoded by the coding sequence ATGTCCCCAGAACGTCCCGATGCCATCGCGAACGCCGGTTCCCTGGTGCAGGAGGGCGACTGGACGCTGCTGACGGCGGCGATCGATTCGGCCAACTCGATGATCGCCGTGGCGGACGTGCGGGCCGCCGATCAGCCGCTGGTCTTCGTCAACGGCTACTTCTGCGAGTTCACCGGCTACTCCCGGGAGGAGGTCGTCGGGCGGAACTGTCGGTTCCTGCAAACTGCGCCCGGCGGCCGCGACGCGGATCAGCCGGGCGTGCAACGGATCCGCGACGCCGTCGCCGCCGGCGAACGCTGCAAGGTCCTGCTGCGGAACTACAAAAAGGACGGCACGCCCTTCTGGAACGAGCTGTACCTCTCCCCGGTCCGGGCGGGCGGCGGGGAGGAGGTGACGCACTACGTCGGCGTGCAGAACGACGTCACCGAGCATCTCGAATGCGAGCGGGAGCGCCTGATCCTCGCCGAGGCCGTGCGCACGCTGGACGAATCGGTGATTATCACCGGCCCGAACCTGGAGGCGCCGGGGCCGGAGATCCGGTTCGTCAATGAGGCCTTCGAGCGGATGACCGGCTACGACTGGGACGAGGCGGTCGGCCGCAACCCCAGAATGTTACAGGGGCCGGACACCGACCCCGGCGAGACCGAGCGCCTGAAGACGCAACTGCGGGCCGGTCGCTCCTTCCGCGGGGAGGCCGTGAACTACCGCAAGGACGGCGAACGCTACGTCGTGCAGTGGACCGCGGCGCCGGTCTGGGCGCACGCGGTGCACGGCATCGAGGGCGGCCTGTACGGCGGGCCGGGCATGAGCGGCCACTCCGGCGGCCTGCGACGCCCCGACCTCCCGGCCGGTCCGCGACGGCCCGTTGGGCCGGGCGAACCGCGACGCCCCCCGGGGGCGCCCTCCCATTACGTCGCCAGTCAGCGGGACGTGACGGCCCGCCGGGCCCTGGAGCGGGAGGTGCTCGAGGGCCGCAGCTACGAGCAGGCCCGCATCGCCCGGGACCTGCACGACGGCCCGGCCCAAGACGTGATGGCGTTGAAGTTCCTCGTGGCGGCGCTGTCCCGGCAGGTCGGGCTGGACGTCGGCGATCCTCAGGCCCTGCACGCCGCCGCCCACGACGAGAGCGGCGCCCCCCGCTTCGACACCCCCCAGGCCCTCGCCGCCCATCTGCTCTCCCAGGCGGACGACGCCGCCAACCGCGTGCGGCAGGTCGCCCGGGGGTTGATGCCGATCGGCGGGGTGCGGGGCGAACTGACCGCCGCCCTGACGCGGCTGGCCGCGGAGCGGTCCGCCCTCGCCGCCCGCGACGCGAAGGCCCCCGGCCCGACGGTCGCGTTCGCCGGAACGCCCGCCGACGAGCCCGACGCCCCGGACGTCCGTAACGAGCTGTACCACCTGGCGCGGGAGGCGGTCGGCAACGCCCAGCGGCACAGCGGGGCCAGCCGCATCGAGATCGCCCTGCGGCGGACCGACGGGGCCGTCCGGCTGAGCGTCGCCGACGACGGCGTGGGGATGTCCTCCGAACTGGCCGCCGCCGCCGGCCGCATCGACGGGCTGGACGGCCGGGGCGAACGCCGCCCGGCCGCCGGCGGCGTGGGCCTGCGGAGCATGCGCTACCGGGCCGAGGTGCTCGGCGGCTCCCTGGCGATCGAACCGGCCGTCCCCGCCGTCGACGGCCGCCCGGCCCGCGGCGTCCGGATCGTGTGCACGCTGTCCGCCAGCGGCCCCCCGGGCGCCGACCAACGGGATTCGCCCCGCACCGCCGGCGACGACGAGAGCGACGACCCGGACGCGTGA
- a CDS encoding Uma2 family endonuclease — translation MPATLDAPPLRPGAATADAAVTVADIMEQFGDVPLFRIVMDPAPGTATEEDIARVQRETGRLCELVDGTLIEKAVGAESDLMGGELLTLIRNAIRGKKIGWVLGGQAFLRLTGRRTRAADVAVIRAEQVPSGRFPSEPAYPDLYPDLAIEVLSPSNRPGEMRRKRQDFFAAGTRLIWQIDPAAGTCEVYTSVEAPDETIPADGTLDGRDVVPGLKIPLAAVLGAVELD, via the coding sequence ATGCCCGCGACCCTCGACGCCCCGCCGCTCCGCCCTGGCGCCGCCACGGCCGACGCGGCCGTGACGGTCGCCGACATCATGGAACAGTTCGGCGACGTACCGCTGTTCCGTATTGTGATGGACCCCGCCCCCGGAACCGCAACGGAGGAGGACATCGCGCGCGTCCAGCGCGAGACCGGCCGACTGTGCGAACTGGTCGACGGGACCCTGATCGAGAAAGCCGTGGGCGCCGAATCCGACTTGATGGGCGGCGAGTTGCTGACCCTGATCCGCAACGCGATCCGCGGGAAGAAAATCGGCTGGGTGTTGGGCGGGCAGGCCTTTTTGCGACTCACCGGCCGGCGGACGCGAGCCGCGGACGTGGCGGTGATCCGGGCGGAACAGGTTCCGTCCGGCCGGTTCCCCTCCGAGCCGGCCTACCCGGACCTGTACCCCGATCTCGCGATCGAGGTGCTGTCTCCCTCGAACCGCCCCGGCGAGATGCGGCGGAAACGGCAGGACTTTTTCGCCGCCGGCACCCGGCTGATCTGGCAGATCGACCCCGCTGCCGGGACCTGCGAGGTCTATACCTCGGTCGAGGCGCCGGACGAAACGATTCCCGCGGACGGCACGCTGGACGGCCGGGACGTGGTGCCGGGCTTGAAGATCCCGCTGGCCGCCGTGCTGGGGGCGGTGGAGTTGGACTGA
- a CDS encoding ABC transporter permease: MSSLRLVLASLWFYRRTHLAVLLGVAAGAAVIGGALVVGDSVRASLRQITLDRLGEVDLALSGGRFVTDGLVESLAAGADDPATVAPALALRAGLSAGEDDAVRRVGSVNLFGTDERLWGLLETAEVARPEPGEIVLNTRVAEGLGVAVGDDVTISVEIPSAVPRGNLLADRDDSTATVPLTVSAVLPDSAGAARFDLNPAQQIPPVAFAELDTLRDLIGLTPVRPSRRNPEGRVGRVNAVFVAEAGDEAPGEEAAEALTASARAGMTLDDLRVKLVRNEERGTLSVESDRMILEAPLAAAARRAAEAAGMTASPRYVALANEIVPAGDNPDDKHSAYFVVAGVERHAEAPRGLGVTEEGIVLNEFLATEQLGVQVGDQVELRWYPVDDGADAPERSETFTVSAIVPVEGAAADGTLTPTVEGITDAATFADWDQPFDMDLSRVTPADETYWDDYKALPKAFLPIERMRELFPSRYGSSTSVLLTGPEGGRIEDLDDAEQRFTQALIEEVDLRALGLAFGPVKAQGLAAAAGTTDFAGLFVGFSLFLILSAAILIALLFRLGLERRASEVGLERALGLGPQAVRRLHLAEGLIVVAVGGLVGAAAAVGYAALMLWGLRTLWVGAVGTRFLFLDVTPTSLAVGFGISVLLAAGAVWWGLRVLRGVSVRSLLAGETSGEKESTGAWAKWTAVGCGAIAAVLMIAALAGQIPHSEAFAGFGWDVISFFLTGMLLLAAALGALGWWLALQPGGVPRTSVKLGLRNAARQRTRSVLTAGLIACATFLLVAVAAARKDPSAGAPELDSGNGGYLLVAEAAAPLPFNPGTESGRQELNLTGAPFEAIDALTACRVRPGADASCLNLYRTGLPTVLGVPDAQIERGGFSFADTPGDNPWELLKQELPDAPVTGGSTRSTLPVYPVLGDMNTLQYSLKLGVGDRIAVPNDENPTAFFEVVGQLDGSVFQGVLLTSEAHFETLFPADDGWAYLLVDAPENRQTELAAALEGRLSGYGVDAEPVGERIASFLAVQNTYLSTFQALGGLGLLLGTLGLAAVMLRNVLERRGELALLRAVGLGTRRIAGLVLTETALLLVWGLASGTLAALLALWPHLSGRTADAPWLGGALTLLAVFAAGMLASGWAVRAAVRTPIVATLRGE; the protein is encoded by the coding sequence ATGTCCTCCCTCCGCCTCGTTCTCGCCTCGCTGTGGTTCTATCGCCGGACGCACCTTGCGGTGCTGTTGGGCGTGGCGGCGGGGGCGGCGGTGATCGGGGGGGCGCTGGTCGTCGGCGACAGCGTCCGGGCCAGCCTGCGGCAGATCACCCTCGATCGGCTGGGCGAAGTGGACCTCGCCCTCTCCGGCGGGCGGTTCGTCACCGACGGGCTGGTGGAGTCGCTGGCCGCGGGGGCCGACGACCCGGCGACGGTCGCCCCCGCCCTCGCCCTGCGGGCCGGGCTCTCCGCTGGCGAGGACGACGCGGTCCGCCGGGTGGGCTCCGTGAACCTGTTCGGGACGGACGAGCGCCTGTGGGGCCTGCTGGAGACGGCGGAGGTCGCCCGGCCGGAGCCGGGGGAGATCGTGCTGAACACGCGGGTCGCCGAGGGGCTGGGCGTCGCCGTGGGGGACGACGTGACGATCTCCGTCGAGATCCCCAGCGCCGTGCCGCGGGGCAACCTGCTGGCCGATCGGGACGATTCGACGGCGACCGTGCCGCTGACGGTCTCCGCCGTGCTGCCGGACTCGGCGGGGGCCGCCCGGTTCGACCTCAACCCGGCCCAGCAGATCCCGCCGGTCGCCTTTGCGGAACTGGACACGCTGCGGGACCTGATCGGCCTCACCCCCGTTCGGCCCTCCCGCCGTAATCCCGAGGGCCGCGTGGGCCGGGTGAACGCCGTTTTTGTGGCGGAGGCCGGCGACGAGGCGCCCGGCGAGGAGGCCGCGGAGGCGCTGACGGCGTCCGCCCGGGCCGGGATGACGCTGGACGATTTGCGGGTGAAGCTCGTGCGGAACGAGGAGCGGGGGACGCTCTCGGTGGAGAGCGACCGAATGATCCTCGAAGCCCCCCTCGCCGCCGCGGCCCGCCGGGCGGCGGAGGCCGCCGGGATGACGGCCTCTCCGCGGTACGTCGCGTTGGCCAACGAGATCGTCCCCGCCGGCGACAACCCGGACGACAAGCACAGCGCCTACTTCGTCGTCGCGGGGGTGGAGCGTCACGCCGAGGCCCCGCGGGGCCTCGGCGTGACGGAGGAGGGCATCGTGCTGAACGAGTTCCTGGCGACCGAACAACTCGGCGTGCAGGTCGGTGATCAGGTCGAACTGCGGTGGTATCCCGTCGACGACGGAGCCGACGCCCCGGAGCGGAGCGAAACCTTCACCGTCTCCGCAATCGTCCCGGTCGAGGGCGCCGCCGCCGACGGCACGCTCACCCCCACGGTGGAGGGCATCACCGACGCGGCCACCTTCGCGGACTGGGATCAGCCCTTCGATATGGACCTTTCGAGGGTCACCCCCGCGGACGAAACCTACTGGGACGACTACAAGGCCCTGCCCAAGGCGTTCCTGCCGATCGAGCGGATGCGGGAGCTGTTCCCCAGCCGCTACGGATCGAGCACCAGCGTGCTGCTGACCGGCCCGGAGGGCGGACGGATCGAGGACCTCGACGACGCGGAGCAGCGGTTCACGCAGGCCCTCATTGAAGAAGTCGATCTGCGGGCGCTGGGTCTGGCGTTCGGCCCGGTGAAGGCCCAGGGGCTGGCCGCGGCGGCGGGCACCACGGACTTCGCCGGGCTGTTCGTGGGGTTCAGCCTGTTTCTGATCCTGTCCGCGGCGATCCTGATCGCCCTGCTGTTCCGCCTGGGGCTGGAGCGCCGGGCGAGCGAGGTGGGGCTGGAACGGGCCCTGGGGCTGGGGCCGCAGGCGGTGCGTCGGCTCCATCTGGCGGAAGGGCTGATCGTGGTCGCCGTCGGCGGGCTGGTCGGGGCGGCGGCGGCGGTGGGCTACGCGGCCCTGATGCTGTGGGGCCTGCGGACGCTGTGGGTCGGGGCGGTGGGCACCCGGTTCCTGTTCCTCGACGTCACCCCGACGAGTCTGGCGGTCGGCTTCGGCATCAGCGTGCTGCTGGCGGCCGGGGCGGTTTGGTGGGGCCTGCGGGTGCTGCGGGGCGTTTCCGTGCGGTCTCTGTTGGCGGGGGAGACCAGCGGCGAGAAGGAATCGACCGGTGCCTGGGCGAAGTGGACCGCGGTGGGCTGCGGAGCGATCGCGGCCGTGCTGATGATTGCGGCGCTGGCCGGGCAGATCCCCCACAGCGAGGCGTTCGCCGGGTTCGGGTGGGATGTGATCTCGTTCTTCCTCACCGGGATGTTGCTGCTCGCCGCGGCACTGGGGGCCCTGGGCTGGTGGCTGGCGCTCCAGCCCGGGGGCGTGCCGCGGACGAGCGTCAAACTGGGCCTGCGGAACGCCGCCCGCCAACGCACCCGCAGCGTGCTGACCGCCGGGCTGATCGCCTGCGCGACCTTCCTGCTGGTCGCCGTCGCCGCCGCCCGCAAGGACCCCTCCGCCGGGGCGCCGGAACTGGACAGCGGCAACGGGGGCTATCTGCTGGTCGCCGAGGCCGCCGCCCCCCTGCCCTTCAACCCCGGCACGGAGTCCGGCCGGCAGGAACTGAACCTGACTGGGGCGCCGTTCGAGGCGATCGACGCCCTCACCGCCTGCCGCGTGCGGCCCGGGGCGGACGCCAGTTGCCTGAACCTCTACCGCACCGGCCTGCCCACGGTGCTGGGCGTGCCGGACGCCCAGATCGAACGCGGCGGCTTCAGCTTCGCCGACACCCCCGGCGACAACCCTTGGGAACTGCTCAAACAGGAGTTGCCGGACGCCCCCGTCACCGGCGGCTCGACCCGTTCGACGCTGCCGGTGTATCCGGTGCTGGGGGATATGAACACCCTGCAATACAGCCTCAAACTGGGCGTCGGCGACCGGATCGCCGTGCCGAACGACGAGAACCCGACGGCGTTCTTCGAGGTCGTCGGCCAACTGGACGGCAGCGTGTTTCAGGGCGTGCTGCTGACCAGCGAGGCGCACTTCGAAACGCTGTTCCCCGCCGACGACGGCTGGGCCTACCTGCTGGTCGACGCTCCGGAGAATCGGCAGACCGAACTCGCCGCCGCGCTGGAGGGCCGGCTGAGCGGCTACGGCGTGGACGCGGAGCCGGTCGGCGAGCGGATCGCCTCCTTCCTCGCCGTGCAGAACACCTACCTCTCCACCTTCCAGGCCCTCGGAGGGCTCGGCCTGCTGCTGGGCACGCTGGGCTTGGCGGCGGTGATGCTGCGGAACGTGCTGGAACGTCGCGGCGAACTCGCCCTGCTGCGGGCGGTGGGGCTGGGCACGCGGCGAATCGCCGGTCTGGTGCTGACCGAAACCGCGTTGTTGTTAGTTTGGGGCTTGGCGAGCGGCACGCTGGCGGCGCTGCTGGCCCTGTGGCCGCACCTTTCCGGCCGCACCGCGGACGCGCCCTGGCTGGGCGGCGCCCTCACCCTGCTGGCGGTGTTCGCCGCCGGCATGCTCGCCAGCGGCTGGGCCGTGCGGGCGGCGGTGAGGACTCCGATCGTCGCCACGCTGCGGGGGGAGTGA